One window from the genome of Pandoraea fibrosis encodes:
- a CDS encoding heme biosynthesis protein HemY, whose protein sequence is MRGLIWLTLLFAVAAGFAVLATFNHGQVVMLVPPYRVDVSLNLFVLALLALFVALYVIIRILRNIYKMPERVAAYRNRQRSRRANIALRDAVANLFAGRYTRAEKAAREAAEQDDNRGVAAIIGARAAHRMREFARRDAWLAEAQGANLEEARLLQTAELRVDTRDAEGALEALTEMRAQGARRMQAQLVALRAHQHLKHWPEVLNLLKVLEKREALHPALAAKLKQTASEGILRDHRHDADALLKCWHDLPADTRTSARIADVAAELLISLDRPREARDIVEAALAEHWDPRLLRRYAECAGGDALPLIQKAEAWQQRHPNDPDLLYALGKLCQHQRLWGKAQTFLEGALRHTDERHLQQRVHLALAQLFEGLGQMEQANRHYRACATA, encoded by the coding sequence ATGCGAGGATTGATCTGGTTGACGCTCCTGTTCGCGGTGGCGGCCGGCTTTGCCGTGCTGGCCACGTTCAATCACGGACAGGTGGTGATGCTGGTGCCGCCGTACCGTGTGGACGTGTCGCTGAACCTTTTCGTGCTGGCGTTGCTGGCCTTGTTCGTTGCGCTGTACGTCATCATTCGTATCCTGCGCAACATCTACAAGATGCCGGAGCGCGTGGCCGCTTACCGTAATCGTCAACGCAGTCGCCGAGCGAACATCGCGTTGCGCGACGCGGTGGCGAACCTCTTCGCGGGGCGCTACACGCGTGCCGAGAAGGCGGCGCGCGAAGCGGCCGAACAGGACGACAACCGTGGCGTGGCGGCGATCATCGGGGCACGGGCGGCGCATCGCATGCGCGAGTTTGCGCGCCGCGATGCATGGCTGGCCGAGGCACAGGGGGCGAATCTGGAGGAGGCGCGTCTGCTGCAAACGGCTGAGTTACGCGTCGATACCCGCGATGCGGAAGGCGCGCTCGAAGCGCTTACCGAGATGCGAGCGCAAGGCGCACGCCGCATGCAGGCGCAGCTCGTGGCATTGCGCGCGCATCAGCATCTGAAGCATTGGCCCGAAGTGCTGAATCTGCTCAAGGTGCTGGAGAAGCGCGAGGCGCTGCATCCGGCGCTCGCCGCCAAGCTCAAGCAGACCGCCAGCGAAGGGATTCTGCGCGATCACCGGCACGATGCCGACGCCCTGCTCAAGTGCTGGCATGACCTGCCGGCCGATACCCGCACGTCGGCGCGCATTGCCGACGTGGCAGCGGAATTGCTGATCTCGCTCGATCGTCCGCGCGAGGCCCGCGACATTGTGGAAGCTGCGCTGGCCGAGCATTGGGACCCGCGTCTGCTGCGACGGTATGCGGAGTGTGCCGGCGGCGACGCGCTGCCGCTCATCCAAAAAGCCGAGGCATGGCAGCAGCGCCATCCGAACGATCCCGATCTGCTCTACGCGCTGGGCAAGCTGTGTCAGCATCAGCGCCTGTGGGGCAAGGCACAGACGTTCCTCGAAGGCGCGCTGCGTCACACCGACGAGCGGCATTTGCAGCAGCGCGTGCATCTGGCGTTGGCTCAACTCTTCGAAGGACTTGGCCAGATGGAACAGGCCAACCGCCACTATCGGGCCTGCGCAACCGCGTAA
- a CDS encoding uroporphyrinogen-III C-methyltransferase yields MTTDNRVPESSQNPSAPTGPAASNSTATSGATYGTAGVPPAWQPPEPPQKRRGSGAALPWLLFVLVSAGAGIGGWSLNQKLDRVQQEMARRQQAGDAQVMQAQVRTAQALDNQRDLQNRLTSLEGRVSDSRSQQAALEQLYQELAHNRDEWVLAETEQIVTSANQQLQLTGNVRGALIALEGADARLARTGAPQLAGVRDALKKDIDRLKAVPAADLPQLTGKLDQAIAMIDTLPLQAEEQRVEPKTDGTGPSGAGETGWTATWHRLSGEMLNSLKQLVQVRRLDDPDVMLVAPEQGAFLRANLKLRLLNARLALLARNASAVHSDVQVAQAALDKYFDAKSRRIAAVKTLLDQVDSGSRTIELPTLDASLTAIGQVKDVKEKP; encoded by the coding sequence ATGACGACAGATAATCGCGTTCCAGAGTCTTCCCAGAACCCGTCCGCGCCGACCGGCCCGGCGGCGTCGAATTCCACTGCAACCAGCGGTGCTACCTACGGCACGGCGGGTGTCCCGCCTGCGTGGCAGCCGCCTGAGCCGCCACAGAAGCGTCGTGGCTCCGGGGCTGCACTGCCGTGGCTGCTCTTTGTGCTCGTGTCGGCGGGGGCCGGCATTGGCGGCTGGTCGCTCAATCAGAAGCTCGACCGCGTGCAGCAGGAAATGGCGCGTCGACAGCAGGCAGGCGACGCACAAGTCATGCAGGCGCAGGTACGCACGGCGCAGGCGCTCGACAATCAACGCGATCTGCAAAACCGGCTCACGTCGCTCGAGGGCCGCGTGTCCGATTCGCGCAGTCAGCAGGCGGCGCTCGAACAGCTTTATCAGGAACTCGCGCACAACCGCGACGAATGGGTGCTGGCCGAGACCGAGCAGATCGTTACGAGTGCGAACCAACAGTTGCAGCTCACCGGCAACGTGCGTGGCGCGCTGATTGCGCTGGAAGGCGCAGACGCGCGTCTGGCGCGCACCGGCGCGCCGCAACTCGCTGGTGTACGCGACGCCTTGAAGAAGGACATCGACCGTCTGAAGGCTGTGCCGGCCGCCGATCTGCCACAACTGACGGGCAAGCTCGATCAGGCGATTGCCATGATCGACACGTTGCCGTTGCAGGCCGAGGAGCAACGCGTTGAGCCGAAGACGGATGGAACGGGGCCGAGCGGTGCCGGTGAGACGGGCTGGACGGCCACATGGCACCGCCTGTCGGGCGAGATGTTGAACAGCCTGAAGCAACTGGTGCAAGTGCGCCGTCTGGACGACCCGGACGTGATGCTTGTGGCACCGGAGCAGGGGGCATTCCTGCGCGCCAATCTCAAGCTGCGTTTGCTCAATGCGCGTCTGGCACTGCTGGCGCGCAATGCGTCGGCCGTGCATAGCGACGTGCAGGTCGCGCAGGCTGCGCTCGACAAGTATTTCGATGCGAAGTCACGCCGCATCGCCGCCGTGAAAACGTTGCTCGATCAGGTCGACTCGGGCTCGCGCACGATCGAACTGCCGACCCTTGACGCCAGCCTGACCGCCATCGGTCAGGTCAAGGACGTCAAGGAAAAGCCGTAA
- a CDS encoding uroporphyrinogen-III synthase, translating to MSPRAPVPSSANGLVPETVSERAVAGSASAPAPCAILTRPDGQADALAKALSAAGIDTLAFPLLDIAPQADSGALAALDSALGALSSYALTVFISPNAVAHALGRLIHLSSPEGREAADANAGDLWPAALPVAVVGPGSAQALADAGVAAPKHRVIVPPGGPAARFDSEALLEQLDLTALAGRRVLLVRGDGGRELLADTLRASGAQVDIVSAYTRRAPEPDTAAWAALEARLASPERCAWVLTSSEAVRHLATLLAARYGTRDGLHTPGTPQVLAQILAATCFTSHARIADAARAAGFDRITQCAPGDENLLAALKTWADPIQVKHDDR from the coding sequence TTGAGCCCGCGCGCGCCGGTTCCGTCGTCCGCTAACGGTCTGGTGCCGGAGACCGTCTCCGAGCGCGCCGTTGCCGGTTCGGCGAGCGCTCCCGCGCCGTGCGCCATCCTGACGCGTCCCGATGGGCAGGCGGATGCGCTTGCCAAGGCGTTGAGCGCGGCAGGTATCGACACGCTCGCATTTCCGTTGCTGGATATTGCGCCCCAGGCCGATTCCGGCGCACTGGCGGCACTCGACAGCGCATTAGGTGCGCTGTCGTCTTACGCGTTGACGGTCTTCATCTCCCCCAATGCGGTCGCGCATGCCCTGGGCCGGCTGATCCATTTGTCATCTCCCGAGGGCCGCGAGGCTGCCGACGCCAATGCCGGCGATCTCTGGCCCGCCGCGTTGCCGGTCGCGGTCGTAGGGCCGGGCAGTGCGCAGGCGCTGGCCGACGCCGGTGTCGCCGCGCCGAAGCATCGGGTGATCGTGCCGCCGGGAGGGCCTGCGGCACGATTCGACTCGGAAGCCTTGCTCGAGCAACTCGACCTGACGGCGCTTGCCGGACGCCGAGTGCTGCTCGTGCGGGGCGACGGCGGGCGCGAACTGCTGGCCGACACGTTGCGTGCGAGCGGCGCTCAGGTCGATATCGTGAGCGCTTATACGCGTCGCGCGCCGGAACCGGACACCGCCGCATGGGCCGCTCTCGAAGCCCGGCTGGCCTCGCCCGAGCGTTGCGCATGGGTGCTGACCAGCTCGGAGGCCGTAAGACATCTGGCCACCTTGCTTGCGGCGCGTTATGGTACGCGCGACGGTCTTCACACGCCGGGCACCCCACAAGTGCTGGCGCAAATTCTCGCTGCGACGTGTTTTACGTCGCATGCGCGCATCGCAGATGCCGCGCGCGCGGCGGGGTTTGATAGGATTACGCAATGCGCGCCCGGTGACGAGAACTTGCTGGCGGCACTCAAAACATGGGCGGATCCCATTCAAGTCAAGCATGACGACAGATAA
- the hemC gene encoding hydroxymethylbilane synthase translates to MNFAAPETLVIASRESRLAMWQAEHVRDALHKLYPQCHVSILGMTTRGDQILDRSLAKVGGKGLFVKELELALADGRADLAVHSLKDVPMQLPDGFTLAAVLEREDPCDAFVSNDYDSLDALPAGAVVGTSSLRREVSLRTRYPHLKVAPLRGNLDTRLGKLDRGDFAAIILAAAGLKRLGLGARIRATIPTEASLPAAGQGALGIEVRAGRPEILQWLAPLHDANTTLAVSAERAVSRALGGSCQVPLGAFAEFTPQGELALRAFIASTDGATVLHAQGAARLAQGDVAGAEALGQHVAQSLIDAGGLALVPPPEPKDPPV, encoded by the coding sequence ATGAACTTCGCTGCTCCTGAAACCCTGGTGATCGCTTCGCGCGAGAGCCGGCTCGCCATGTGGCAAGCCGAACACGTGCGTGACGCGCTGCACAAATTATATCCGCAGTGTCACGTGAGTATTCTCGGAATGACCACTCGCGGTGACCAGATTCTCGACCGATCCCTCGCGAAGGTCGGTGGCAAGGGGCTGTTCGTCAAGGAACTCGAACTTGCGCTGGCCGACGGGCGTGCCGATCTCGCCGTTCACTCGCTCAAGGACGTACCGATGCAACTCCCCGACGGCTTCACGCTGGCGGCGGTGCTCGAGCGCGAAGATCCGTGCGACGCCTTCGTGAGCAACGATTACGACAGCCTCGACGCGCTGCCCGCAGGGGCCGTGGTCGGCACATCGAGCCTGCGCCGCGAGGTGAGCCTGCGCACGCGGTATCCGCATCTGAAGGTTGCGCCGTTGCGCGGCAATCTGGATACGCGTCTGGGCAAGCTCGACCGGGGCGATTTCGCGGCGATCATTCTCGCCGCGGCCGGTCTGAAGCGATTGGGGCTTGGCGCCCGTATTCGGGCCACGATTCCGACCGAGGCCAGCTTGCCGGCGGCCGGGCAGGGGGCGCTGGGTATCGAGGTGCGTGCCGGACGTCCCGAAATCCTGCAATGGCTCGCACCGTTGCACGATGCCAACACGACGTTGGCCGTGAGCGCCGAGCGCGCCGTCTCGCGAGCCTTGGGTGGTTCGTGTCAGGTGCCGTTGGGGGCGTTCGCCGAATTCACCCCGCAGGGCGAACTGGCATTGCGTGCTTTCATCGCGTCGACGGATGGCGCCACGGTGCTTCATGCGCAGGGTGCGGCCAGGCTCGCGCAGGGCGATGTGGCGGGCGCCGAGGCGTTGGGCCAGCATGTGGCGCAGTCGTTGATCGACGCGGGCGGGCTGGCATTGGTGCCACCGCCCGAGCCGAAGGACCCTCCCGTTTGA
- the ppc gene encoding phosphoenolpyruvate carboxylase, producing MKSSAKVKAPQEGLAKSVGKTSPAKAAAAVPSTPAADVPARSKARRSREDKDAPLREDIRFLGRLLGDVLREQQGSAAFDLVETIRQNAVRFHREGDRSAARALDTMLGGLTNEQAIQVVRAFSYFSHLANIAEDRHHNRRRRVHALAGSRAQPGSLSAALQSLKAAGRADPATLQAFFASALIVPVLTAHPTEVQRKSILDAEREIARLLAHRDDALTERESSRNTESMRAYVTTLWQTRMLRSSRLTVADEIDNALSYYRSTFLTEIPALYDDVSAELHDAAPSVRAEGLGRFLQMGSWIGGDRDGNPNVTAQTLQLAITRQATEIFAHYLEEVHLLGAELSVSQLLAGASDALLTLARRSPDDSPHRTDEPYRRALIGVYARLAATAREWVGHVPHRGAVGDARPYLDASEFISDLNTVVASLMAHHGGALISQRLGPLVRAAEVFGFHLASIDLRQSSDIHEAVIAELFAKAGVEANYAKLDENEKLALLLRELREPRALFSPYLDYSQRTRDELAVFAAARDIRARFGPRAVRNYIISHTETVSDLIEVMLLQKETGLFQGPLGSDSAKAVEPKVGAMVIPLFETIADLRNAPVIMREFFDIPGMPGVVTQQGGEQEVMLGYSDSNKDGGFLTSNWELYKAELALVRLFEEKGIRLRLFHGRGGTVGRGGGPTYQAILSQPPGTVNGQIRLTEQGEIIASKFANPEIGRRNLETIVAATLEATLLPSRNQPPRLAAYEKVMQTLSDTAFAAYRDLVYETPGFTDYFFSATPIAEIAELNIGSRPASRKFSDPKHRRIEDLRAIPWGFSWGQCRLLLTGWYGFGSAVSAYLHGEGTDGDAGREKRLETLRQMVKRWPFFANLLSNMDMVLAKTDLAVASRYAELVPDEKLRKRVFDRIVAEWQSTSQALALITGHEERLADNPMLARSIKNRFPYLDPLNHLQVELLRRHRAGESDERARRGIHLSINGIAAGLRNTG from the coding sequence ATGAAGAGCAGCGCAAAGGTAAAAGCCCCGCAAGAGGGCCTCGCCAAGTCGGTCGGCAAGACTTCCCCCGCAAAGGCAGCAGCCGCGGTCCCATCCACCCCGGCAGCGGATGTGCCGGCCAGGTCCAAAGCTCGCCGCTCGCGCGAAGACAAGGACGCCCCGCTGCGCGAGGACATCCGGTTTCTCGGCCGCCTGCTCGGCGATGTGCTGCGCGAGCAACAAGGCAGCGCCGCCTTCGATCTGGTCGAGACCATCCGTCAGAACGCCGTGCGCTTTCACCGCGAAGGCGACCGCAGCGCCGCCCGCGCGCTCGACACGATGCTGGGCGGCCTGACCAACGAGCAAGCCATTCAGGTGGTGCGCGCGTTCAGCTACTTCTCGCATCTGGCCAATATCGCCGAGGACCGCCACCACAACCGGCGCCGCCGCGTGCACGCGCTGGCCGGCAGCCGCGCGCAGCCCGGCAGTCTGAGCGCCGCCCTGCAAAGCCTGAAAGCGGCCGGTCGCGCCGATCCAGCAACGTTGCAGGCGTTTTTCGCCAGCGCCCTGATCGTGCCGGTGCTCACCGCACACCCGACCGAAGTTCAGCGCAAGAGTATTCTCGACGCCGAACGCGAAATCGCGCGCCTGCTGGCGCATCGCGACGACGCCCTCACCGAGCGTGAATCGTCGCGCAATACCGAATCGATGCGAGCCTACGTCACCACGCTTTGGCAGACACGCATGCTGCGTAGCTCGCGACTGACCGTGGCCGACGAAATCGACAATGCGCTGTCGTATTACCGCAGCACATTCCTGACAGAAATCCCGGCGCTGTATGACGATGTGAGCGCCGAGCTGCACGACGCCGCACCGAGCGTGCGTGCCGAGGGCCTTGGCCGCTTCCTGCAAATGGGCAGCTGGATCGGCGGCGATCGTGACGGTAATCCGAATGTGACGGCGCAAACGCTGCAACTGGCGATCACGCGTCAGGCCACCGAGATCTTTGCCCACTACCTCGAAGAGGTGCACTTGCTGGGGGCGGAACTGTCCGTCTCGCAACTGCTTGCCGGCGCAAGCGACGCGTTGCTCACCCTCGCACGCCGCTCGCCCGACGACTCGCCACACCGTACCGACGAACCCTATCGACGCGCCCTGATCGGCGTGTATGCCCGCCTGGCTGCCACCGCACGCGAATGGGTAGGCCACGTGCCGCACCGCGGCGCCGTCGGCGACGCCCGGCCCTATCTCGACGCCAGCGAATTCATCTCGGATCTGAACACGGTCGTCGCGTCGCTCATGGCGCATCACGGCGGCGCACTCATTTCGCAGCGGCTCGGCCCGCTCGTGCGCGCCGCCGAGGTGTTCGGCTTCCATCTCGCGAGTATCGATCTGCGTCAGAGTTCGGACATCCACGAAGCGGTCATCGCCGAGTTGTTCGCCAAAGCGGGCGTCGAAGCCAATTATGCGAAGCTCGACGAGAACGAAAAGCTCGCCCTGCTGTTGCGCGAATTGCGCGAGCCGCGTGCGCTCTTCTCGCCCTATCTCGACTACTCGCAACGCACCCGCGACGAGTTGGCCGTGTTCGCCGCCGCGCGCGATATTCGCGCCCGCTTCGGCCCGCGTGCGGTACGCAACTACATCATTTCGCATACGGAGACCGTCAGCGATCTGATCGAAGTCATGCTGCTGCAAAAGGAGACAGGCCTCTTTCAAGGCCCGCTCGGCAGCGACAGTGCGAAGGCCGTCGAGCCCAAAGTCGGCGCGATGGTCATCCCGCTCTTCGAGACGATTGCCGACTTGCGCAATGCGCCGGTCATCATGCGCGAGTTCTTCGACATCCCCGGCATGCCCGGTGTGGTGACGCAGCAAGGGGGGGAGCAGGAAGTCATGCTCGGCTACTCCGACAGCAACAAGGACGGTGGCTTCCTCACGTCGAACTGGGAACTGTACAAAGCGGAACTCGCGCTGGTACGCCTGTTCGAGGAGAAAGGCATCCGTCTGCGCCTGTTCCACGGCCGGGGCGGCACCGTGGGCCGGGGCGGTGGCCCGACCTATCAGGCCATCCTGTCGCAGCCGCCGGGCACCGTGAACGGCCAGATTCGCCTCACGGAGCAAGGCGAAATCATCGCGAGCAAGTTCGCCAATCCGGAGATCGGACGGCGCAATCTCGAGACGATCGTGGCAGCAACGCTCGAAGCCACGTTGCTGCCGAGCCGCAACCAGCCGCCGCGTCTGGCGGCATACGAGAAGGTCATGCAGACGCTCTCCGACACGGCTTTCGCTGCCTATCGCGACCTCGTCTACGAGACCCCGGGCTTCACCGATTACTTCTTCTCCGCAACGCCGATCGCGGAAATCGCCGAGCTGAACATCGGTTCGCGCCCCGCCTCGCGCAAGTTCTCGGACCCGAAGCACCGCCGTATCGAAGACCTGCGCGCGATTCCCTGGGGCTTCTCGTGGGGCCAGTGTCGTCTGCTCCTCACCGGGTGGTACGGCTTCGGCAGCGCGGTGAGCGCATATCTGCACGGCGAAGGGACGGATGGCGACGCGGGCCGCGAGAAGCGTCTCGAGACGTTGCGTCAGATGGTCAAACGCTGGCCGTTCTTCGCGAACCTGCTCTCGAACATGGACATGGTGCTCGCCAAGACCGATCTGGCCGTGGCATCGCGTTACGCCGAACTGGTCCCGGACGAGAAACTTCGCAAGCGCGTGTTCGACCGTATCGTGGCCGAGTGGCAGAGCACGTCGCAGGCGCTCGCCCTGATCACCGGACATGAGGAACGGCTCGCCGACAATCCGATGCTCGCGCGCTCGATCAAGAATCGCTTCCCGTACCTCGATCCGCTCAATCACTTGCAGGTCGAGTTGTTGCGGCGACATCGCGCTGGCGAGTCGGACGAGCGGGCGCGGCGCGGCATTCACCTGTCCATCAACGGTATTGCGGCGGGTCTGCGCAACACGGGCTGA
- the aroQ gene encoding gamma subclass chorismate mutase AroQ encodes MSRLRRTATLITATTLALLCTATQAGTGSTEAAMPARDASPPALPSNTVIAAAPHGVRGLAVRLVSQTLATSPGVPGTPAKSQPVVDPVLDPLMNGILERLAISEAVARTKYTSGKPVQDTPREQALLDSVGERAPQFGLTPAQARTFFRLQIEAGKLVQTALLARWAREGRAPGEPVDLASRLRPALDRLGTSLMHDLGRLCALPDDPARMARIHQARERIAKAAKLEALQRAAFDEATSGLCLSAPPRIWTLSMTN; translated from the coding sequence ATGTCACGCCTACGGCGCACCGCAACGCTCATCACGGCGACGACGCTCGCGCTACTTTGCACCGCCACGCAGGCCGGCACGGGGTCCACAGAGGCCGCGATGCCTGCGCGCGACGCCAGCCCCCCTGCGCTCCCATCGAATACCGTCATCGCCGCCGCGCCGCATGGTGTGCGAGGGCTGGCCGTGCGGCTGGTCTCGCAAACGCTGGCGACCTCACCCGGTGTGCCCGGCACACCAGCCAAATCACAGCCCGTCGTCGATCCTGTGCTCGACCCGCTCATGAACGGCATTCTGGAGCGTCTGGCCATCAGCGAAGCCGTGGCCCGCACCAAGTACACGTCGGGCAAACCGGTTCAGGACACGCCGCGCGAACAGGCGTTGCTCGACAGCGTGGGCGAGCGCGCCCCCCAGTTCGGCCTGACGCCCGCGCAGGCCCGCACATTCTTCCGTCTGCAGATCGAGGCGGGCAAGCTGGTGCAGACCGCTTTGCTGGCCCGCTGGGCGCGGGAAGGCCGTGCCCCGGGTGAACCGGTCGATCTCGCCTCGCGCCTGCGCCCGGCGCTCGATCGGCTGGGCACCTCGCTCATGCACGATCTCGGACGCCTCTGCGCACTGCCCGACGATCCGGCGCGCATGGCCCGCATTCATCAGGCCCGCGAGCGCATTGCCAAGGCAGCGAAGCTCGAAGCGCTGCAACGTGCGGCGTTCGACGAAGCGACCTCGGGCCTTTGCCTGTCGGCGCCGCCGCGTATCTGGACGCTATCCATGACGAACTGA
- the argH gene encoding argininosuccinate lyase — MTSQLHKKGEAWSARFSEPVSELVKRYTASVFFDKRLALFDIEGSLAHADMLCAQGIISAQDLADIQRGMTQIRGEIERGEFEWQLDLEDVHLNIEARLTALIGDAGKRLHTGRSRNDQVATDIRLWLRSEIDRIGDHLGDLRRALLDLAEQHSATILPGFTHLQVAQPVTFGHHLMAYFEMFSRDAERMLDVRRRVNRLPLGAAALAGTSYPIDRERVAATLGFEEVCANSLDAVSDRDFAIEFTAAAALVMTHVSRFSEELVLWMSPRVGFIDLADRFCTGSSIMPQKKNPDVPELARGKTGRVNGHLIALLTLMKGQPLAYNKDNQEDKEPLFDTVDTVIDTLRIFADMVPGIKVREANMRNAALQGFSTATDLADYLVKKGLPFRDAHEIVAHAVKICSDREIDLADLSLAELQKFSPLIGEDVFEYLTLEGSVASRNHIGGTAPAQVQRAIAAARAKLAK; from the coding sequence ATGACCTCCCAACTCCACAAGAAAGGCGAAGCCTGGTCGGCCCGCTTTTCCGAACCCGTTTCCGAACTCGTCAAGCGCTATACGGCGTCGGTATTCTTCGACAAGCGCCTTGCGTTGTTCGACATCGAAGGTTCGCTCGCGCATGCCGACATGCTCTGTGCACAAGGCATTATCAGCGCACAGGATCTGGCCGACATTCAGCGCGGCATGACGCAGATCCGTGGCGAGATCGAGCGCGGCGAGTTCGAGTGGCAACTGGATCTCGAAGACGTCCACCTGAACATCGAAGCACGCCTGACCGCCCTCATCGGCGACGCCGGCAAGCGTCTGCACACCGGCCGTTCGCGTAACGATCAGGTCGCGACCGACATCCGTCTGTGGCTGCGCAGCGAAATCGATCGCATCGGCGATCACCTTGGCGACCTGCGCCGCGCACTGCTGGATCTGGCCGAGCAACACAGCGCCACGATTCTGCCGGGCTTCACCCATCTGCAAGTGGCTCAGCCCGTGACGTTCGGTCATCACCTGATGGCTTACTTCGAGATGTTCAGCCGCGACGCCGAGCGCATGCTCGATGTTCGCCGCCGCGTGAATCGTCTGCCGCTGGGCGCGGCCGCGCTCGCCGGCACGAGCTATCCGATCGATCGCGAACGTGTCGCCGCCACGCTCGGCTTCGAAGAAGTCTGCGCAAACTCACTCGACGCGGTGTCGGATCGTGACTTCGCCATCGAATTCACGGCCGCCGCAGCGCTCGTGATGACGCACGTCTCGCGCTTCTCGGAAGAACTGGTGCTGTGGATGAGCCCGCGTGTGGGCTTCATCGATCTGGCCGACCGGTTCTGCACGGGCAGCTCGATCATGCCGCAGAAAAAGAACCCGGACGTGCCCGAGCTGGCACGCGGCAAGACCGGTCGTGTCAACGGTCACCTGATCGCCCTGCTCACGCTGATGAAAGGCCAGCCGCTGGCGTACAACAAGGACAATCAGGAAGACAAGGAACCGCTGTTCGACACGGTCGACACCGTGATCGACACGCTGCGCATCTTCGCGGACATGGTGCCGGGCATCAAGGTGCGCGAAGCCAATATGCGCAACGCCGCGCTGCAAGGCTTCTCGACGGCGACCGATTTGGCCGACTACCTGGTCAAGAAAGGCCTGCCGTTCCGCGACGCTCACGAAATCGTGGCGCACGCCGTGAAGATCTGCTCGGATCGCGAGATCGATCTGGCCGACCTGTCGCTCGCCGAGTTGCAGAAGTTCTCGCCGCTGATCGGTGAGGACGTCTTTGAATACCTCACGCTCGAAGGCTCGGTCGCCAGCCGTAACCACATTGGCGGCACGGCCCCGGCACAGGTGCAACGCGCCATCGCCGCAGCGCGCGCGAAGCTCGCCAAGTAA
- the gltS gene encoding sodium/glutamate symporter, with the protein METGQLVFSNYGTLVCATLVLLLGRKLVEWVAPLRTYSIPEPVAAGLLVALGTLALRQFGHFELKFDTSLQTPLMLAFFATIGLSANLASLKAGGRRLVLFLAVVAGMLITQNAIGVGLATMMGLAPGVGLLGGSITLAGGHGTGAAWGETLTTQYGVQSALEIAMACATFGLVLGGLLGGPVARYLVGRLGNKVPGFDAAKDAAPEGFEQPHTVRLITAQALIETVAMIAICLLGGEVIARWLSGTMLELPTFVCVLFTGVVVRNLLSLVGYEVFDRSLSVMGNVSLSLFLAMALMTLRLWDLSTLALPMIVILVVQAIAMAAYAIFVTFRVMGANYDAAVLAAGHCGFGLGATPTAIANMQAVTERFGPSHIAFLIVPMVGAFFIDILNALIIKGFLSLPLF; encoded by the coding sequence ATGGAAACCGGACAACTAGTGTTCAGCAACTACGGCACGCTGGTTTGCGCCACGTTGGTCTTGTTGCTGGGCCGCAAACTGGTCGAGTGGGTCGCACCGCTGCGTACGTACAGCATTCCGGAGCCGGTCGCGGCGGGGCTGCTGGTGGCGCTGGGCACGCTGGCGCTGCGTCAGTTCGGGCACTTCGAGTTGAAGTTCGATACGTCGCTGCAAACGCCGCTGATGCTGGCGTTTTTCGCAACGATCGGTCTGTCGGCCAATTTGGCCAGCCTCAAGGCGGGGGGGCGTCGACTGGTGCTGTTCCTCGCCGTGGTGGCAGGCATGTTGATTACGCAGAACGCCATTGGCGTGGGGCTTGCCACGATGATGGGGCTGGCGCCGGGCGTGGGTTTGCTGGGCGGATCGATTACGCTGGCCGGCGGACACGGTACGGGGGCCGCCTGGGGGGAAACGCTGACTACGCAATACGGCGTGCAGTCGGCGCTTGAGATCGCCATGGCCTGCGCCACCTTTGGGCTGGTGCTGGGCGGTTTGCTGGGTGGGCCGGTGGCGCGCTATCTGGTCGGGCGTCTCGGTAACAAGGTGCCGGGATTCGATGCCGCGAAGGATGCCGCGCCGGAAGGTTTCGAGCAACCGCATACGGTACGGCTGATTACCGCGCAGGCGTTGATCGAGACGGTGGCGATGATTGCGATCTGCCTGTTGGGGGGCGAAGTCATTGCACGTTGGCTCTCGGGCACGATGCTGGAATTGCCGACGTTCGTATGCGTGTTGTTCACGGGCGTTGTCGTTCGCAATCTGCTGTCGCTCGTGGGCTATGAGGTCTTCGATCGTTCGCTGTCGGTGATGGGCAACGTGAGTCTGTCGCTGTTCCTTGCGATGGCGCTCATGACGTTGCGCCTGTGGGATCTTTCAACGCTGGCCTTGCCGATGATCGTGATTCTTGTCGTGCAGGCGATTGCGATGGCGGCGTATGCGATTTTCGTCACGTTCCGCGTGATGGGAGCCAATTACGACGCAGCAGTCCTCGCGGCGGGCCATTGCGGCTTCGGTCTGGGCGCGACGCCGACGGCCATTGCCAACATGCAGGCGGTGACCGAGCGCTTCGGTCCGTCGCACATCGCGTTCCTGATCGTGCCGATGGTGGGGGCATTCTTCATCGACATTCTCAACGCGCTCATCATCAAGGGTTTCCTGTCGTTACCGCTGTTCTGA